In one Brassica oleracea var. oleracea cultivar TO1000 chromosome C9, BOL, whole genome shotgun sequence genomic region, the following are encoded:
- the LOC106312912 gene encoding uncharacterized protein LOC106312912: MDRLLQPPSSSILAPSKSQLRAPPLLLRVHRLDSPSLIPASPRRVSSISCLFRHNPSPTTSPGSNQARNLSSSSPKADESKPNPGFLEQIVRSYEQRKTLSAGTIILISAVVALLLNPIVAPPAFASFQAAAKSSGAAVGGKLLRTEVLTSAWTGFFAGCLHTLSGPDHLAALAPLSIGRTRMESAAVGALWGCGHDAGQLIFGLLFLLLKDRLHIEVIRTWGTRVVGLTLLVIGAMGIKEASEIPEPCVVSLENGEETDEKSSKKKKKIGFATFATGIVHGLQPDALMMVLPALALPSRVAGAAFLIMFLLGTVIAMGSYTVFIGSCSEALKEKVPRITEKLTWASSLVAIGLGLAIIVSQFFGFSLY, encoded by the exons ATGGATAGACTTCTTCAACCACCGTCTTCTTCCATACTCGCCCCCTCCAAATCCCAATTAAGAGCACCTCCGTTGCTCCTCCGTGTCCACCGTCTCGACTCTCCCAGTCTTATCCCTGCCTCCCCGCGCCGGGTGAGTTCCATCTCCTGCCTCTTCCGCCACAATCCTTCGCCGACTACGTCTCCAGGATCGAATCAAGCTAGAAACCTCTCGTCTTCCTCTCCGAAAGCCGACGAGTCAAAACCTAATCCAGGGTTTCTCGAACAGATCGTGCGGAGTTATGAGCAGAGAAAG ACGTTATCAGCTGGAACAATCATACTAATCTCTGCCGTAGTGGCACTTTTGCTTAACCCCATCGTTGCGCCACCTGCTTTTGCTAGCTTCCAAGCCGCTGCTAAATCTAGCGGCGCTGCTGTTGGTGGGAAACTCCTCCGGACCGAAGTACTGACGAGTGCCTGGACCGGTTTCTTCGCTGGCTGCTTACACACACTCTCCGGCCCCGATCACCTCGCTGCTTTGGCTCCACTCTCCATCGGACGGACGAGGATGGAGAGTGCTGCGGTTGGAGCTCTCTGGGGATGTGGCCACGACGCTGGCCAACTCATCTTTGGTCTCCTGTTTCTGCTTCTAAAGGATAGGCTCCACATTGAGGTTATAAGAACTTGGGGTACACGAGTCGTGGGCTTGACCCTTCTTGTGATCGGCGCTATGGGGATCAAAGAAGCTTCCGAAATCCCTGAACCGTGTGTGGTTTCGTTGGAGAATGGGGAGGAGACGGATGAGAAGAGCTCAAAGAAGAAGAAGAAGATAGGGTTTGCGACTTTTGCGACGGGGATTGTCCATGGGCTGCAACCGGATGCTCTGATGATGGTGTTGCCCGCACTGGCGCTTCCTTCTCGGGTAGCAGGTGCTGCGTTTCTGATCATGTTCTTGCTTGGTACGGTGATTGCGATGGGGAGCTACACGGTGTTTATAGGGTCTTGTAGCGAGGCGTTGAAGGAGAAGGTTCCTAGGATCACGGAGAAACTAACATGGGCGTCTTCTCTTGTGGCTATTGGACTGGGATTGGCAATTATTGTCAGCCAGTTCTTTGGATTCAGCCTGTACTGA